A window of Pseudomonadota bacterium genomic DNA:
TCGGCACCCCGTTCACCACCCGCGGCTTGTACTTGAACTTCTCCGCCGCCGCGATCGCCGCCTGGTTGAACAACGGCCGCGTGGACTCCACCACCGACACATCCCTCACCGTGCCCTGACGGGTCACCGTGAACGCCACGATGACATCCCCCTCCAGGCCGCGCTCGAGGGCACGCCGCGGGTAGACCGGGGCCACCTTGATGATCGGCAGGTACTCCCCATCCGCGGCGGCGAGGCCGAGCGATGCGGTGATGCCGACCCCCGCCCCGCTGGTGACAGGTGCGCTGTGGGTGAGCGCGACGGTGGTGCTCGTGGGGTCCAGGCGCATCCGCGTTATCTTCGGCGGTGGCGTCTCCGGCTGCGGCGGCTTCTGCGGCTTGGTCGGTTTGACCTCGACGATCTCCTCCTTCGGCACGCGCACGAAGTTCAGTACCTGCCCTGGCACCTCCGTAACGATCGCCGACTGCCCCGTCGAGATCAGGTATTGCATAACGAAGACGAGAACGAAGGTCACCGCACCGGCCAGGCCGGCGGACGGAACCAATCTGAATGCTTGCACCATGGGTAGCGCCTCTTGTGGATCTGACACCTATGTAGACGCTCGAACCCATCCCTTCCTTGGGGCAGTGGTCGACAGCGGCTAGGCCTTCGACCACCAATCGCCGGGCTTAGCTCGCTGACCGCGATGGCGATCCAACCAGAGCGCCAGCTTGCGCAGGGGCGACAGGGCAAGCCTCAGCCAGAGGCGGTGGCGACGCTTGGAGAAGTCACGATTGAACGGACACACCCGCATGCAGATGGCGCAGTCCGAGGCGAGCTGGGTCCAGAAGCCGAAGCACTTCTGGGCGTCCGACGTCCACTTGCGAACGCCCTTGATCGCTGAGGGTTGCGTCGAGACGGCCGGGGGCCCGTAGGGCAAGGCCTTCACCGGACAGGCATCCGCACACTTGGTGCAGATATCGCAGAACGCGGCCACGCCGATCTTGCGCGGCGCATCGTGCTGCAATGGCAAGGACGTGTAGATCTTGGAGAAGCGCAAGCGGGGGCCGAACTGCGGCGTGATGACGAGCTGGTTGCGGGCGTACTCCCCGAGCCCTGCCTGCAGGGCGTAGGGACTGACCAGGTGATTTTCCGGCTACTAGTTTTTTGCATCGAGCTTTAGTTGCCGCAAATATTCGTCAAGCTGACTGGGTAGCCTCAACCAGTGAGGTGATGGCACGACAAACCGAGTCTCTGTCTGAAGATATTCGCCACCTCAGTATTAC
This region includes:
- a CDS encoding energy transducer TonB codes for the protein MVQAFRLVPSAGLAGAVTFVLVFVMQYLISTGQSAIVTEVPGQVLNFVRVPKEEIVEVKPTKPQKPPQPETPPPKITRMRLDPTSTTVALTHSAPVTSGAGVGITASLGLAAADGEYLPIIKVAPVYPRRALERGLEGDVIVAFTVTRQGTVRDVSVVESTRPLFNQAAIAAAEKFKYKPRVVNGVPIEVAGVKNRISFRLEN